TCCTAACCTGCACAAACCGAGTTgctcttggtttggtttgttgtttccccctcccctcccgaAATGTTTCAATTATTTCGTCCAGAATCTCCACTGCTGCCTGTCGGTGTGATCTCGGCAATGCGGGGTGCAGAGAAGCTGGGGCGCTGCCGAGCGCCGGGTGCTGCCGCAGCGCTGCCCGCTGTCCCTCGGCCTCCGTCGGCGGGAGGGGACCACCACGAGCCGCGTGCCGGCGTTGCCGCTTTAAGAGCCATCTCCGCGGGGCGAGCGTTCGAACCCGCTCCCCTGCGTCGCCATTGGCCGGCGCGGGCGCGCGGGGGCCAGCCGGCGGTTGGAGCGGCCGGCGGGGCGCCCTGATTGGCCGGGGCGAGGGCGGTATAAATGGTGGCCGGGCGCGTGGGCTCTCCTCAGTCGGTGGTGCGAAGGAACGGCGTGCAGACCAGGGCTGTGGACGGTGGCGGAAGGTGAGGCGCGGCTTCTCGGCGGCCCCATCGCCCCCCGTCCGCCATGGAGTTCAAGCTGGAGGCGCACCGCATCGTCAGCATCTCGCTCGGCAAGATCTACAGCGCGCGGGGCCAGCGCGGCGGCCTCAAGCTCCACAAGAACCTCCTGGTGTCGCTGGTACTGCGCAGCGCCCGGCAAGTCTACCTGAGCGAGCCGGGCTGCCCGCCCgagccgccccccgccgcctgCGGGCCCCCCGAGGACGAGCCGCCGCCCTGCACCACTGCCTGGGCGGCCGGCGAGGCGCCGCCGCCGCAGGACGAAGCGGGTCGGGGCGGACCGCGGCTGCCCGGGGCGGACTGTGAGGGCCCCCGGCCGCGGCGCTGTTGCTGcggctgcagctgctgttgcgcggcggcgggcggcgagGCGAACCGCGCGGACTGCGCCGCCGCCGCTGAGGCCGCGGCCCCCCCGCCGCCCCACTGCCCCCGGAAGCGGAGCGCCGGCGAGCGGGGCCAGGCGGGCTCCCCGGTGAAGAAACCCCGCCGCGAGGTGGaggaggagccgccgccgggCGAGCAGGAGGACATGGAGACGGGCAACGTGGCCAGCCTCATCAGCATCTTCGGCTCCAGCTTCTCAGGACTGCTCAGTAAGGAGCCCAAGGGCCGGCGGCGGGCGCCCCTTGACGGCGGCGAGGCGACGGTGGCCACGACGCCAACCGACGCGGCGGCCGAGCCGGGACAGATCTGCTGCGACGAGCCGGTGCTGCGGACCCTCAACCCCTGGAGCACGGCCATCGTGGCCTTTTGACGCGCGGGCCGCAGAGACTGGCCCTCCGCCGTGGGGAGGGGAACCCTGTTGGACGGACGGGCGGCCGGACCGAGAGGTGACACCCCCCCCGCCCTCCTCCCGCACCCACAGCCTGGCGGAGGAgggcgggcagcgccgcgggATTCCGGCGCTGGCGAGTCCCGGCGCCTTGCCCGGGCGCACGGGAAGGACCGCGGGGCAggggcggcagcagcagcacttccgCGCCGGCAAGCTGCGTCCCGTCTGCCGGCACCCGCCCTGGAAGCGCCCCCGGCCCTGCCCTCCCGGAATTCCCCTTCCCCGCCGGGCCGCCGCCCTCCCCGGCGCCCGGGGGAGGTTCTGCCGCTGCCGCTGACACTGGGGGCGCTCCCACCGGGGATAGTATTTTAAGCTTGGAAAGTATTAAGTTTATTAAATAAAGTCTCTATTTTGGGAAGGTTTAGGTCAGAACTATTACAtggtgctttttaaaagtgtttattCAGAGAAACGAAGTTTACAGACGCTCTGACGGCAAGTCCTTGAGCCTGTTTGTTAAGCTTGGTAGCTCCTGGTCTTTGTTGTATAAAGGCTTGGGGCTCCCGTAGGGATTTTGTACAGTGTTCTCCTTCAGTGATGTATCTTGTTTTGTATAAAATGTAATTCTACGTGTACAACAcgtattaaatattttcaactgTATAAGCTTGGTCTTCGTGTATGCCCCTGCTCGGCTCGGGGGGAGGAGGCCACCGGgagcctggcaggcagcagccagggtgTGGTTGCTGCATGTCTGTGGCTGGATCCACCCTGCCTCGCCAGAGGCTCGGGGTGGGTTGGAGTCCAGCTCCTTCGGGAGTCCGGGAAGAAAGTGAACTTTTGTCAGGGTGACTGGAGTTCTTCCCAGGATCTTCAACGTGCTCCCCCTGCTTCTCCGGCTGCAGCTTCTTcccggggctggggctgccgtGGCATTTGAGCTCTTGCTCAGAAAGTACCTAATGTGCAGAGTCACTCTCTGTGGGTGGAAGGCGGTTGCTAAATCCCGgcagagcagctgcctgcagcctggccTCGCGCTGCGGAGTGGCTGGGGGCTGGACTCCTGCTTTGCGTGCCCGGAGGTCCGCGCTGGGGGCGTGTGAGTGGATCCTCTGGACATGGGCTTCGCTCCCGGccccctcctgctctgccagaaGTGTTTTCAGTGCCTCCTCCTCGGTGTTAACTTGTGGAACAGTTAAAGTGATGAGTAtcagagctgcctttttttttttttctttatcagtaAACTGGGTTAAAGTTCTGCTCTTAGGGGTGGGGAGAAAAGGTCGGCCTCTGCTTCACAGTGACTGTGGAGTGCCCCAAGGCCTTTTAATTAGGTCTGAACtgtgggggatttttttttcctctgcttcttgctGGGAGATTCACTAGAGGCTTTTCTGCTCCTAATTAACTTTTCAACTGAGGATTGTATCTCTTGTGAGTCAAGGAAGATGTTTGTGTGCTGTGAAATGCAGCCTGGGATATGGCTGAACCTTAGGGAGCTGGCTTGGGCAGGAACAGTGTAGAAGATGAGCGATGACCAATGTGAAGTTCCTTGCTCTCCGCTTTCTCTGGTGTGGCTGACACAGATGTGTCAGGAGGCAACATGGTCCCTATGGGGGGCCCTGGAGTTACGGGCTGGGGGCTTTACATGCTGTGAGAACTGGAGGGGTGAGGCTTGGCCCTCTCAAAGTGCTAGGAAGGCAGCAAGGGGAAGACTTGAGGTTGGGAAGAAGCTGCCTGGTCTGGAGCAACTTAGAGGGATCTCTGTTAGTATTTGTGCAAGTTGGTAGCTCCCTAATCTTACATAAAAGCGAAAGTCCCACCATCTTAATTTTCTTGATAATTGCACTTAATGGTGACAGACAACTTTAGTTTGGTAGACAACACCAAGGAAATTGCATGTGATGAGGCATTTCTTTCCATGTGATGACCTTTGGGAGGTGACAGGAAGAGTCTGTCCCTGTTTCATTTGTGCAGGTGCTCTCCAGGAGAGCCCTGGAGTTCAGCAGCATGGCTGTGGGACAGGAGATGAAGTCACCTCCTGGACCTttctgggaggaggaggaagtttgCTACAGAGGACTTTCCCCCCACCTCTCCTGCTCTCTTGCAGGACATCGTGCTGGAGGGCACAGGTTGCTCTTGCAGGTCAGAAGCTGGGCTGGGGGGGTGGAAACGGCCTCCTGCTCCCATATAAACATGACTTCCTTCCCAAGATAGGGGAGGGGGAGCTTCAGTCCCACTCCTTGTTCCccaacagcatctctgtggaaGTGAATGGTTTTGCCCAGGGCTTGCAGTCAGCTCCTGAGTGCTGGAATGGGGTGGGGGCAGTCCTGCTTTTGGCTGTCAGGGAGTTGATCGGGAGCATCTTGGCAAACCTCAAGGCTTCCAGAGCATCCATCTGCTTTTCAAGCATCTGGTCTGGTCGGTTCACATAGCTCTGGTGTCCCTGTGCAGACAAGACCCAGCCTCCTCTTTGGCACACATCACCAGCAGTGCTCTATCTGTTTTATCTTCCAGAGAGGAGTTGTGCAACAGCATAATTGCTGTTGGCctctgaaaatacagcaaagacGACTCAGAGGTGCCAGCGCAGCTCCCTCTGGTTTGTGTGACCTCTCCATGGAGCTATCTGAGGTTAGCAAGTTCTTGCTTACTGGCTGATGACCACAGTGCCATGTCCCTAAAAGGCCTGTTCCAGCTCCATTGGCTGCCGAGCCACCTCTGCTGTGCCAATGCAGAGATGTTGCTTGCTCCCGTGGCTGTGTTTTTCTAACATGTGGGGTTGCCTCCTTGGGATGTGTGTGTCCTCAGTgagccacaggaaaaaataaccaaGGCACGATAGCTGCCAGTGAGCTTGGGCTTGTCATAGAGGAGTCTGTGCTCCACTGGAGGATGAGTCTCAAATCAAAAAAGACATGTAATGATGATCCTGTGTTACATTTGGTATCaacttttctgctctttgttttgtttcatcctTCCTCAGTGTCTTGGTTTTTTATTCCTATAATCGCTTTTACctaagtgggatttttttccttaattcacCTGTTCTGTCATGTTGCTTTCATCCCTggtcttttccttctgcctttagATTGCTGCAGAGGTGAAGGTGATGGGATGGGACCAGACAGCTgagcaaggaaggaggaatgaTCTCGAGGAGAGGCTAATGCCCCAAACCTGCTGTGTGGGCCAACACTGACGGAGGGAAGAGAAGTGCATAAATAaaccagataaaaataaaaacttccatCACTTGGAAGAGAGGGTGACTCCTATGGAAACTACCTCACGGGGTCGAGGAGGATATGACTTAATGGCAAGATGGCAGCATCCTCACCTTCCTATAATAGCAATGAGCTGTTGGAAGCGCTCgcccaggcagctgctcttccccagcTCAGGTCAGGTCCTCTGAGAGCCTGGCAGAGGAGGGGAGCTGGGAAGATCCCTTAGTGCAGCTGGAGGGTGGGATAGATGCCGGTGGAGGGGCAGAGAGAGCCGGGAGCGCGGTGTCCAGGCTGCCTGGGCAGTGCTCAGGGAGGAGGGTCAGCGGCAGCCTCTcacttttctcctgctgtagTCGGCAAGGAGCGACTGTAGCGTGGATGAGCATCAGCTCTCATCAGGCATACCTTCTGGAGAGAGGGAATGGTTTAAAACCGGCTCTTGCCAATAAGGGAGTGTTAATGGTGTGAATCGCCTCGGCCTTTAAAGGTACGGCCGGCTGTACATGTGGGCGCCAGCCAGCGGAAGCCCGCGGGGCTGGGAGGCGATGGGCAGCGAGGGGTCGGGGCTCGCAGGAGGCTCCGGATTTCACTCCGGATGCTCTTGCTCCCTCCTGGCCTGATGTGACCCAGTGTTACCGCCCGTCTCTCCTctcctggggcaggggaaggggaggaaggcCCCGCACACTCAttgctgcagcatcctgtgTCAGCGCTCAGGAATCCggagagctgctgggagggagggagggaggaggaaaggagggaggccAGCGCTGCGGGGCTGCGCCTGCCGGGGCCTCTCCCGCCGGGGAGCTGGGGGCACCGGAGCACCCCTGGGGGCGCATGCTTTGCCAAGGGCTAAACCCCAGAGCAGAGGTTTTctgggggagggagaggtgCAGAAGCACTGTGTCACAGTACTTCTTGCTTAAATGATGGCTCAGAAGGCTGATGAGGCACGTCTGGATCCCTGCCCGCCCTCACGCTGCTGCAGGGCTTGCATCTGTCTCCAATGTACTGTGCTTGCCACGATGCTCTGCCAATATATATTTAGGGTGGGTGGAGGGAGCCCCTTCCCCGGTCCCCTGCGGGCTGGGGAGCATTTGCAGGGGAGCGAAGGCTTGTCGCCGCTCTCCCTGGGCAGGGTGCTCCCATCGTGGGGGGAGGTGAgcaggggcagagggaaggtgcCGAAGCTtgctggcagggctgagcctgCTGGCCAggctcaaaaaaacccccggGGTTTCTTCCAAGGAGCATCCAAGCACTTTTGCCAGGCTGAAGCAGGGCAGAGAGAGGGGTTAGCACTGAGAGGGGATGGCTGGCGGTGGGAGAAGCTGGCTGGAAGGTGTCTGGAGCTGCGTTGGCACAGAGGGACCCCAATGGCTATTCCAGGCCAGAACAG
This genomic window from Strigops habroptila isolate Jane chromosome 8, bStrHab1.2.pri, whole genome shotgun sequence contains:
- the IER5 gene encoding immediate early response gene 5 protein; this translates as MEFKLEAHRIVSISLGKIYSARGQRGGLKLHKNLLVSLVLRSARQVYLSEPGCPPEPPPAACGPPEDEPPPCTTAWAAGEAPPPQDEAGRGGPRLPGADCEGPRPRRCCCGCSCCCAAAGGEANRADCAAAAEAAAPPPPHCPRKRSAGERGQAGSPVKKPRREVEEEPPPGEQEDMETGNVASLISIFGSSFSGLLSKEPKGRRRAPLDGGEATVATTPTDAAAEPGQICCDEPVLRTLNPWSTAIVAF